In Pleomorphomonas sp. T1.2MG-36, a single window of DNA contains:
- a CDS encoding efflux RND transporter periplasmic adaptor subunit, translating into MRGWFSAASVATAVVASLLGGCEQDKPPVPEARPVKSVVVGQRPAGEPVMLTGQVRARTEINLAFRLSGHMIDRAVRVGDQVVPGQVIAHLDDQIQKNTLLQAEALLSAARAQLVEARNTYARQNGLLSKGFASNAQFDQAQQALESAEAQVASAEAQVKSAREQLGYTILTADTAGTVIATGAEAGEVVAAGQPVAQIASDGGRDAVFAVSGQIIRALPEKPAFTVALTEDASIAASGHIREIAPQADPVTRTYTVKVALDTPPEAMQLGSTVSGTTLLDAPEGIEVPSSAIVQGGTSSAVWVVDAKELTVSLRDVAVARYEPASVIISGGLQPGETIVTAGVQSLHPGQKVRLLGGAT; encoded by the coding sequence ATGCGTGGTTGGTTTTCGGCGGCGAGCGTCGCGACGGCGGTGGTCGCCAGCCTGTTGGGCGGGTGCGAGCAGGACAAGCCGCCTGTACCGGAGGCTCGCCCGGTCAAGTCCGTGGTGGTCGGTCAGCGACCGGCCGGCGAGCCGGTGATGCTGACCGGGCAGGTCAGGGCGCGCACCGAGATCAACCTGGCATTCCGTCTGAGCGGGCACATGATCGATCGCGCGGTCCGCGTCGGCGATCAAGTGGTGCCGGGGCAGGTGATCGCCCATCTCGACGACCAGATTCAGAAGAACACGCTGCTGCAGGCCGAGGCGCTGCTGTCGGCCGCCCGGGCGCAACTGGTCGAGGCGCGCAACACCTACGCCCGCCAGAACGGCCTCTTGAGCAAGGGGTTTGCCAGCAACGCCCAGTTCGACCAGGCCCAGCAGGCGCTGGAATCCGCCGAGGCTCAGGTCGCCTCCGCCGAGGCGCAGGTGAAGAGCGCCAGGGAGCAGCTCGGCTACACCATCCTGACCGCCGATACCGCCGGTACCGTCATCGCCACGGGTGCGGAAGCGGGCGAGGTGGTGGCCGCCGGCCAGCCGGTGGCCCAGATCGCCAGCGACGGCGGCCGCGACGCGGTGTTCGCCGTGTCCGGTCAGATCATCCGCGCCCTGCCGGAGAAGCCGGCCTTCACCGTCGCCCTCACCGAGGACGCGTCGATCGCCGCCTCCGGCCACATTCGCGAGATCGCCCCGCAGGCCGACCCGGTCACCCGGACCTATACGGTGAAGGTGGCGCTCGACACTCCGCCGGAGGCAATGCAGCTCGGGTCGACGGTGTCGGGCACCACGCTGCTCGACGCGCCCGAGGGCATCGAGGTGCCATCCTCCGCCATCGTCCAGGGCGGAACGTCCAGCGCCGTCTGGGTCGTGGACGCAAAGGAGTTGACGGTGTCGCTGCGCGACGTCGCCGTCGCCCGCTACGAGCCGGCCAGCGTCATTATTTCCGGCGGCTTGCAGCCGGGCGAAACCATCGTCACCGCCGGCGTGCAGTCGCTGCATCCGGGTCAGAAGGTGCGTCTTCTGGGTGGCGCGACATGA
- a CDS encoding TetR/AcrR family transcriptional regulator, producing MVREAEKPAGPRGRRTKDMPSGREALLSAAIRLFAAQGYDGTDIRGVAAAAGVGANLVRVHFGGKAELWMASAERILSRAAPMIEIVAQISGDAGLKVEERLAIIIRKTADFYKDNPEIRDFVYRSIADGGERADFVADTLLVPAYASGKATFDEAMATGIIRSRHPALFFIILTNALSQPHGFPDILAKLAPEIGRDDSYLYLSMSVTELFLHGI from the coding sequence ATGGTGCGGGAGGCGGAGAAGCCGGCGGGGCCGCGCGGACGGCGGACCAAGGACATGCCGAGCGGACGCGAAGCGTTGCTTTCGGCAGCCATCCGCCTGTTCGCCGCCCAAGGCTACGATGGAACGGATATCCGGGGCGTGGCCGCGGCAGCCGGCGTCGGCGCCAACCTCGTCCGGGTGCATTTCGGCGGCAAGGCCGAGCTGTGGATGGCAAGCGCCGAGCGCATCCTGTCGCGCGCCGCGCCGATGATCGAGATCGTTGCGCAGATATCCGGCGATGCCGGGCTGAAGGTCGAGGAACGACTGGCGATCATCATTCGCAAGACGGCCGACTTCTACAAGGACAACCCGGAGATTCGCGACTTCGTCTACAGGTCCATTGCCGATGGTGGCGAGCGGGCCGACTTCGTCGCCGACACGCTGCTGGTGCCGGCCTACGCCTCGGGAAAGGCCACCTTTGACGAGGCGATGGCAACCGGAATCATCCGCAGCCGCCATCCGGCGCTGTTCTTCATCATCCTGACCAATGCGCTCAGTCAGCCGCACGGGTTTCCCGACATTCTCGCCAAGCTGGCGCCGGAGATCGGGCGGGACGATTCCTACCTCTACCTGTCCATGTCTGTGACGGAGCTTTTCTTGCACGGCATCTAG
- a CDS encoding dihydroxyacetone kinase subunit L produces the protein MQALTANDVVGLFAALEKTFSDQREFLIALDGKVGDSDLGITMSKSFAAAHATVAAAPDGSVGKLFSRAGLSIAKAAPSTMGTLTATGFMRGGKAVEAAETIGTAEMAAFWRAYRDGVQERGKAKVGDKTVLDVLDPVAVSLEAAAAGGKLLDAALAEASEVAAQALEATKLLVAQHGKAAAFQEKSRGLQDAGATVAVFIVDTMANFVKAS, from the coding sequence ATGCAGGCATTGACAGCCAATGACGTGGTCGGTCTGTTCGCGGCTCTGGAAAAGACGTTCTCCGATCAGCGCGAGTTCCTGATCGCGCTGGACGGCAAGGTCGGCGACAGCGATCTCGGCATCACCATGAGCAAGTCGTTCGCCGCCGCCCACGCAACGGTCGCCGCCGCGCCGGACGGCTCGGTCGGCAAACTGTTCAGCAGAGCCGGATTGTCGATCGCCAAGGCGGCGCCTTCGACCATGGGGACGCTGACCGCCACCGGCTTCATGCGGGGCGGCAAGGCGGTGGAAGCGGCGGAGACGATCGGAACCGCCGAGATGGCCGCCTTCTGGCGCGCCTATCGCGATGGCGTCCAGGAGCGCGGCAAGGCCAAGGTCGGCGATAAGACGGTGCTCGACGTGCTCGACCCGGTCGCCGTCAGCCTCGAAGCGGCAGCCGCGGGCGGCAAGCTGCTCGATGCGGCCCTCGCGGAAGCCTCGGAGGTTGCCGCCCAGGCGCTCGAAGCCACCAAGCTGCTCGTCGCCCAACATGGCAAGGCGGCGGCCTTTCAGGAGAAGTCGCGCGGCTTGCAGGATGCAGGCGCCACGGTGGCCGTGTTCATCGTCGACACCATGGCCAACTTCGTCAAGGCGAGCTGA